In Pseudomonas sp. MTM4, one genomic interval encodes:
- the gspL gene encoding type II secretion system protein GspL: MDCLFLPADCGARLATDTQVYWLPGDGEGGWMPLAQCAEQTPVAVTLVLPAEACSYFAVNLPTRKARWISQALAYAVEELLAENVDDLHLTHGDALEDGRRRVIAIRRQLLADWLEDLRALGLTIVAIHVDADLLPRDDTQLLFIGERALLGGAPEARLAFESSQWPHLAAQCPAPRHAHGNLADAPEPLDDYQHLGDPYRFLASGRAAALNLAQGDFAMQTAGSGLGQWKPALIVLALVLAVQLVFNFAQAWSLERQADRYADASRALYTELFPEDQRIVNLRAQFDEHIGQSSGTSAEFMRLLNEVALAMAEGVPVSISQLDYNQARGDLALQVRASDFAALEQLRQRLGETGEPVQLGSASRDGDAVSARVVIGGRG; this comes from the coding sequence ATGGATTGCCTGTTTCTGCCCGCCGACTGCGGTGCCCGGCTCGCCACCGATACCCAGGTCTACTGGTTGCCGGGCGACGGCGAAGGCGGCTGGATGCCACTCGCCCAATGCGCCGAGCAGACGCCGGTCGCGGTGACGCTGGTGCTGCCGGCCGAGGCCTGCAGCTATTTCGCGGTCAATCTGCCGACGCGCAAGGCACGCTGGATCAGTCAGGCGCTGGCCTATGCGGTCGAAGAGCTGCTGGCTGAGAACGTCGACGATCTGCACCTGACCCACGGCGACGCGCTGGAAGATGGCCGCCGGCGGGTCATCGCGATTCGTCGGCAGCTGCTGGCCGATTGGCTGGAAGATTTACGGGCCCTGGGGCTGACCATCGTCGCCATTCACGTCGATGCCGATCTGCTGCCCCGTGACGATACCCAGCTGCTATTCATCGGCGAGCGTGCGCTACTGGGCGGCGCGCCGGAGGCGAGGCTGGCTTTCGAAAGCAGCCAGTGGCCGCATTTGGCCGCCCAATGCCCGGCACCTCGTCATGCGCATGGCAACCTTGCTGACGCACCCGAGCCGCTCGATGATTATCAGCACCTGGGCGATCCCTACCGCTTCCTCGCTTCGGGCCGTGCCGCCGCACTGAACCTGGCGCAGGGCGACTTCGCCATGCAGACCGCCGGCAGCGGGCTGGGGCAATGGAAGCCGGCGCTGATCGTACTCGCGCTGGTGCTCGCGGTGCAGCTGGTCTTCAACTTCGCGCAGGCCTGGTCGCTGGAGCGCCAGGCCGATCGTTACGCCGACGCCAGCCGAGCGCTTTACACCGAGCTGTTTCCTGAGGATCAGCGCATCGTCAACCTGCGTGCGCAGTTCGACGAACACATCGGTCAGAGCTCCGGCACCTCGGCCGAATTCATGCGTCTGCTCAACGAAGTAGCGCTGGCCATGGCTGAGGGCGTTCCAGTGTCGATCAGCCAGCTGGATTACAACCAGGCCCGCGGCGATCTGGCCCTGCAGGTTCGCGCCAGCGACTTTGCGGCGTTGGAGCAGTTGCGCCAGCGCCTGGGTGAAACCGGCGAGCCTGTCCAGCTGGGCTCGGCCAGCCGTGATGGCGACGCCGTCAGTGCCCGCGTGGTGATAGGAGGTCGGGGATGA
- a CDS encoding type II secretion system protein M: MNLKQQMQVRLAESPTWLRWQRLQPRERLSLTLLGSFLLAVLFYLLLWQPAQQRVHDARDYFQQERELHAYLEQNTELARQMSRSNPVSLAPEQLQGLVTQSAQQSGLVIESFDIGNDGSLQVTLPGASYASLLRWFDELQAAGAGLVEVSISQVGDGLVDARASFRAGG, encoded by the coding sequence ATGAACCTGAAACAACAGATGCAGGTGCGCCTGGCCGAGTCGCCCACGTGGTTGCGCTGGCAGCGCCTGCAACCGCGCGAACGCCTATCGCTGACGCTGCTCGGCTCTTTTCTGCTGGCGGTGCTGTTCTACCTGCTGCTCTGGCAACCGGCGCAACAGCGGGTGCACGACGCCCGAGATTATTTTCAGCAGGAGCGTGAATTGCACGCCTACCTGGAGCAGAACACCGAACTGGCGCGGCAGATGTCGCGCAGCAACCCGGTCTCGCTGGCGCCCGAACAGCTGCAGGGGCTGGTGACCCAGAGTGCACAGCAGAGCGGTCTGGTCATCGAGAGCTTCGACATCGGTAATGACGGTAGCCTGCAAGTGACCTTGCCCGGCGCGTCCTACGCCAGCCTGCTGCGCTGGTTCGATGAGTTGCAGGCCGCAGGCGCGGGGCTGGTGGAGGTCAGTATCAGCCAGGTCGGCGACGGGCTGGTGGATGCGCGGGCAAGTTTCCGCGCCGGCGGCTAG
- a CDS encoding aminoacyl-tRNA deacylase and HDOD domain-containing protein codes for MNSAVDTTTQISLPPMIIQLLDKLALPYRTCEDRSDLDPARRVQAILVDDAIGALLVLYPRDHLLDLPRLVELTGRQLVAVKPERLTRMLSKHDLQVLPGLPPLTSSPCLYEERLLEQPELMIESGQPGLLLALSSGDFKQLLSKASAGRFAVPLSEIRLNLDRPEQDSAEITQAVQSFTARRIQKRLEETIEIPPLAQTAQKIIKLRVDPDATVDDITGVVETDPALAAQVVSWAASPYYAAPGKIRSVEDAIVRVLGFDLVINLALGLALGKTLSLPKDQPQQATPYWQQAIYTAAVIEGLNRAIPRVQRPEAGISYLAGLLHNFGYLVLAHVFPPHFSLICRHLEVNPHLSHSVIEKHLLGITREQIGAWLMRYWGMPDELSTALRFQHDPLYQGEHAAHANLVCLAIRLLRNRGIGSGAYSEIPQELFDRLGLSREKANDVVNKVLDAEVALRALAMQLQPPH; via the coding sequence ATGAACTCGGCTGTCGACACAACAACACAAATCTCGCTTCCGCCAATGATCATCCAGCTTCTCGACAAGCTGGCGTTGCCTTACCGCACCTGTGAGGACCGCTCCGATCTGGACCCGGCTCGGCGCGTGCAGGCCATATTGGTCGACGACGCCATCGGCGCGTTGCTGGTGCTCTACCCCCGCGATCATTTGCTCGATCTGCCGAGGCTGGTGGAGCTGACCGGGCGCCAATTGGTCGCGGTCAAACCCGAGCGGTTGACCCGCATGCTGTCCAAGCACGATCTGCAGGTATTGCCTGGCCTGCCGCCGCTGACCAGTTCGCCCTGCCTGTACGAGGAACGACTGCTGGAGCAGCCGGAGCTAATGATCGAGTCGGGACAGCCCGGGTTGCTCCTGGCGCTGTCAAGCGGCGACTTCAAGCAGCTGCTCAGCAAGGCCAGCGCAGGCCGGTTCGCCGTGCCGCTGAGCGAGATCCGTCTCAACCTCGACCGCCCCGAACAAGACAGCGCGGAAATCACCCAGGCGGTGCAAAGCTTCACAGCCCGGCGCATCCAAAAGCGTCTGGAAGAAACCATCGAAATTCCACCCTTGGCGCAAACGGCACAGAAGATCATCAAGCTGCGCGTCGATCCCGACGCCACGGTGGATGACATCACTGGCGTGGTCGAGACCGACCCGGCGCTGGCTGCACAAGTGGTCAGCTGGGCCGCCTCGCCGTACTACGCCGCGCCCGGCAAGATCCGTTCGGTGGAAGATGCCATCGTGCGGGTGCTCGGCTTCGATCTGGTAATCAATCTGGCGTTGGGTCTGGCGCTGGGCAAGACCCTGAGCCTGCCCAAGGATCAGCCGCAGCAGGCGACACCCTACTGGCAACAGGCGATTTACACCGCGGCGGTGATCGAAGGACTGAACCGCGCGATTCCCCGTGTCCAGCGTCCGGAGGCGGGTATCAGCTATCTGGCCGGGCTGCTGCATAACTTCGGCTATTTGGTGCTGGCGCATGTGTTTCCGCCGCATTTCTCGTTGATCTGCCGGCATCTGGAGGTCAATCCGCACCTGAGCCACAGCGTCATCGAAAAGCACCTTCTGGGTATCACCCGCGAGCAGATCGGCGCCTGGTTGATGCGCTACTGGGGCATGCCGGACGAGCTGTCCACCGCACTGCGCTTCCAGCACGACCCGCTCTACCAGGGCGAACATGCCGCTCATGCCAATCTAGTCTGTCTGGCGATACGCCTGTTGCGCAATCGCGGTATCGGCTCCGGCGCCTACAGCGAAATTCCGCAAGAGCTGTTCGATCGCCTCGGCCTAAGCCGCGAGAAGGCCAACGATGTGGTGAACAAGGTGCTGGACGCCGAAGTCGCCTTGCGCGCCCTGGCGATGCAACTGCAACCGCCGCATTGA
- the gspK gene encoding type II secretion system minor pseudopilin GspK, whose translation MKAQRGVALITVLLVVAIVTVVCAGMIARQQLSIRGTANQAQARQAWHYGLGGEALAQSILRRDLRASSAGTGTGTGIDNGTENGNGTGQPSVDHLLEPWALPQPAYDLDEGQGQVQIRIEDLAGRFNLNSLVQEQQHNAAALAQFRRLLLRLQITEPYAERLLDWLDSDQQPSGELGAEDNAYLLLDPPYRTAGSRMEDLSELRLLLDMRDEDFQRLAPYVTALPADTPLNVNTASAMVLSSLADSLSLSAAEALVQVRQAGGFRDVASFTAQPALGGVQLEGIRLAVASQYFQATSEVRLADRRMALVSRLRREENGDVRVLQRNLGQPPRLPRQTNDGER comes from the coding sequence ATGAAAGCCCAGCGCGGCGTCGCGCTGATTACCGTGCTGTTGGTGGTGGCCATCGTCACGGTGGTCTGTGCCGGCATGATCGCCCGCCAGCAACTGTCGATTCGCGGCACCGCCAACCAGGCGCAGGCGCGCCAGGCCTGGCACTACGGGTTGGGTGGCGAAGCCCTCGCGCAGTCGATATTGCGCCGCGATCTGCGCGCGTCCAGCGCCGGGACTGGCACAGGCACTGGAATCGATAATGGCACCGAAAATGGCAACGGCACCGGGCAGCCGTCCGTCGACCACCTACTCGAACCCTGGGCGTTGCCGCAGCCGGCTTACGACCTCGACGAAGGCCAGGGCCAGGTGCAGATCCGCATCGAGGACCTGGCGGGACGTTTCAACCTCAACAGCCTGGTGCAGGAGCAACAACACAATGCGGCCGCGCTGGCGCAGTTCCGCCGCCTACTGCTGCGCCTGCAAATCACCGAGCCCTATGCCGAACGGCTGCTGGACTGGCTCGATAGCGACCAGCAACCCAGCGGCGAGCTGGGCGCCGAGGACAATGCCTATCTGCTGCTCGACCCGCCCTACCGCACTGCCGGGAGTCGTATGGAGGACTTGTCCGAGTTGCGCTTGCTGCTCGACATGCGCGACGAAGACTTCCAGCGGTTGGCGCCCTATGTCACCGCGTTGCCGGCCGATACCCCGTTGAACGTCAACACCGCCAGCGCAATGGTGCTGTCGAGCCTCGCCGACAGCCTTAGCCTGAGTGCCGCCGAGGCGCTGGTCCAGGTGCGGCAGGCTGGCGGGTTTCGCGATGTTGCGAGTTTCACGGCGCAACCGGCGCTTGGCGGTGTCCAACTTGAGGGCATCCGTCTGGCGGTGGCGAGTCAATACTTCCAGGCCACTAGCGAAGTGCGGCTGGCCGATCGGCGGATGGCCCTGGTGAGCCGTCTGCGGCGCGAGGAAAACGGTGATGTCCGCGTCCTTCAGCGCAACCTGGGGCAGCCGCCACGACTGCCTCGTCAAACCAACGATGGAGAGCGATAG